The Kordia sp. SMS9 DNA window CACACGCTTTCAATTCGTTATACAAATCATCCAACGAGTAGGCAGTCGAGAATATTTCCTTAGATTTTGATTCGGCTAATAGTTTTTTGATCCAGCCTTTGGCAGATGGGTTCATGGTTCTTTTAGGTTCTATACAAAATAAAGCTACTCTGAACAAAGTAGCTTTATCAATACACTATTTCTTAATTTCTTATTGAATAATTCCACCACAACTTACACGTGCGCCAGCAGCTCCCGAAGGTTGCGATGTATAATCATCCGCACCTGCGTGTACAATGATTGCTTTTCCAACAATGTTTTTAGTTTTATCGTCACAGCCAATACACCATTCATCCGTTGAAAACTCCATTTCTGCGTATCCATCATCATCAGCTTCAAAGTTTCCAATATCGCCTTTGTGATATCCTTTTGGAGAACCCCATTTTCCATGTGGTTGTGCCGTTGGATTCCAGTGTCCACCAGCAGATTTTCCATCCGCAGAAGAACAATCAGCTTTTTCATGAATGTGAATTGCATGCACACCAGGTGTTAAACCATTCATCACTGCTAACATTTTTACTTTACCTTCTTCATTTTCTGTAAAAGTGACATTTCCTGTAACTTTACTTCCGCTTTTTGCTTCCAAATCAAACTTAATTTCTTTGTCGCCAGAAGAACAACTTACAGTCATGAACAACACTCCTGCAAGCATCATGAATATTCCTTTTCTCATTATATTTTTGGTTTTGAATTAGTATTTCTAAAATTTGTTTAACAAGGTAAGTAGATATTAAAACAAAAACAAACGAAATTCAGTGCCTAATCTTTAAATTCTTCTTTCTTCTTTAGATATTTGTCTAAAAATGAGAGGATTCGACTGTACGCTTCTATTTGATTTTCTTTTTTTACAAATCCGTGACCTTCATCTTCAAACAACACATATTCTACAGGAACACCATTTTTCTTCACGCCAGCTACAATTTCATCAGATTCTACCTGTAACACTCTTGGATCTTTGGCGCCTTGCAACACCATTAAGGGTTTGGTAACTTTATTCGTGTGGAATAGTGGAGAAATTCGTTTCAAGCGAACAGAATCTTTGGTGTTTGGATTGCCTAATTCCTTGTACAATGATTCTTTATACGATTCCCACCATGGCGGAATGCTTTTCAAAGTACGAATCCAATTGGTGACTCCAAAAATATTGACACCAACTTGAAACGCTTCTGGTGTGTACGTCAACGCTGCCATGGTCATATAACCGCCATACGAACCGCCAATGATTCCAATTTTATCGCTGTCAATTTCTGCTTGTTGGGCAAGCCAATTTTTTCCTTCTACACAATCTTGCAAATCGCCTTCACCATGATTTAAATCGTCCATTTTGTAGAATGTTTTCCCATAGCCACTACTTCCACGATTGTTCACGGCTAAAATTGCATATCCGTGATTTGTCAAGTATTGAACTAATGCACTAAACGACTGACGCGATTGTCCGCCTGGACCACCATGCACCCAAACCAATGCAGGAACTTTCTTGTTTGCAGACGCTTGTTTTGGCAAGTAATAAATCGCAGGAATTTCAGTATCATCAAACGATTTGTAACGAATGACTTTTGCCGTCACTAGATCATCAATATTAACAGCTTTGTTCAGTGTATTGGTCAATTGTGTTAACTTTTTTGTTGCCAAATCGTACACATATAAATTTGACGGCGTGTTTGATCCGCCCACATACATGCGCATCATGCTTTCATCTCGCGAAAAACCAACATTGGTAATACTTTTACTGCCAAAATCGGGCAATTCCAAGGGTTTTCCTGTGGCAACTTTCGTGATTTCAATGGCGTTTTTAGCATCTTCATTGATGTAGGTGACGCGATACGTTCCTTTATCCGTGATGTAACTTCCCATGATGTCCCACGATTTTTCTAGCACTTTTTCATGTGTTCCAGCTGCGATATTAAATTTCATCAAATATGAAAATTCGCCATCAGCATCTGTGGTATAATACAGAGAAGCATTGTCGCTTGAAAATTCTTCTGCATCGTTCGCACTTAGTTTCTCATTAACATTGGTAAACTTTTTTGAAGCCATGTCATACACAAATAAATTGCTATCATTTGTGTTGATACTCTTGCCAAGTGCCAAATACGATTTATCATCCGAAATACTTTCAATACTATAGCCGTCTTCATTTTTAAACATGAGTTTTGGCGTAAAAGTAGCAATGTCCATTTCATACAAATCCATAAAACGTTTGTCACGTTCATTCGATTGATAGAAGAAACTTTTCTTGTCTTTTGACCAACCTGCAAAGGAAGCTCTGGCACCTGCTGTCGTGGTCAATTCTTGAGCAGTTCCATCTGTGTTTTTTACGAACAAATGAAAAATTTCGTCTCCATTATTGTCCATTCGGTATAAAATACGTTCGTCTTCTGGGAAGAAGGAAATAGAGTATACTGAAACACTGTCGGATGCTGTAATCGGTGTGTATTCGCCACCTTTCACAGGAATTGTATACATGTTAAAAATTCCAGAACGGTTACTTCTAATCAATAGTTTCGATTTATCTGGAGAAAAACTTCCGCCAGATACACTTTCGTTGTCCATCATCTGCTCAATCGTGTATTGTTGAATCGATTGCGCAGTGTCTTTTTTTGTTGGTTTTGTATCGTCTTTACAAGAAATAAAGAAAATACACAGTACACAAAATATACTTAGCTTTTTCATGCGATTAATTTTTTAGTTGAATTGTAGTAGTTTCTTTAAATGGTGTAATGTCAATCTGTTCCATCTGAGAGCGATAGGCATTCCATTCTTCTGTAAAAAATGCATTTGTTTTGTCCAATGCATCTTTGAGTGCGTCTTCCGCATGTTGCATTAATTGCGTTTCGGTACTTGTTAATCCAGTTTTGCGCGAACCTGCATAACGACCAGCAACACCAATGCGTTGCATGACATTTACTTCAGGATTTCGTGTAATTCCTTGACGTTTGTCTACTTTTCCTAAATACAAGGCAATCACTTCATCAATTCGTTTGATGATATTTTTAGATGCTGTAATCGCTTCTTTGTGTTTTTTCTTGTCTAATTTGCTCAGCGTTTTTTGATAGGTTGTTGCTGCATTTTTGCTTTCCACCAATTGTTTTACAGCATCTGCAGCAGTTTGTGTCATGCGTTGAAGTTTCTTCCCAGCAGCATACGTTTCATCAATATTTTTTTGAGAAACGTTCAATCGTGGATCGCTTGCTACTTTAATATTTGTTTCTGTAGTTTGATCGCCGTAGGTCATTTTCAACTGATACATTCCGGGCTTTACGCGCATTCCGCCTGGTTCACGTCTGCGTTTGCGAATGGTTCTTGATGGTCTATCCACACCTTTTTCGTCCATTCTCCAATACAAACGGTTGATTCCGTTTTCTTTTGGAGCTTTACTTTTTAAGGTGCGAATCAACTTTCCATTGTTGAAAACTTCTAGTTTGATGGAATCCCACTTCACTTTCTTTTCGTCTTTCATATCATCAGCTTTCTTCTCTTCTTTAGAGTCTTTTTTGGCTGGTTTTGGCATGTCTTTCTTCTGAAAATAATACGAAATCATCGCACCACCTCTTTTATTTTCACCATGATACGTTGCATCTGCACCAAAACGACTTCCCGTAGGTTGTTGATACGCCGCTTGATATGCGGTTGGCGGTTCAAACAATGCAATATTTTTTGTAAGAATGCTTTGATCTGCGGCAATAGCACGCAACGGACGAATATCGTCTAAAACCCACGCAGCTCTACCAAACGTTCCAATCACCAAATCATGTTCCCGTGGTTGAATTACCAAGTCTTTCGTAGAAACGGTTGGATAACCTGCCGTCCATTTTTGCCATTTGTTTCCAGCATCTAAGGAAATATACAATCCATCATCCGTTCCTAAAAAGAGTAAGTTTCTATTTTCAGGATCTTCCACAATGGAGAGTGTATAACTTTTTACATCAGAAGCATCTACAATGCGTTCCCACGTTTTTCCATAATTGGTTGTTCTGTACGCATACGGTTCGTAATTGAAACGTCTATAATCATTGGCAACCAATAACGCTTCTCCTTGTTTTTTGTTGGAAGCTTTCACTTGCACAATCCAGCTTCCTTGCGGTAGACCTTTGATGTTTTTGGTAACTTCTGTCCATTCTTGTCCGCCATTTCGTGTGATATGAACGCGTCCGTCATCGGTTGCTGCCCACAACATATTTCGTTCTAGGGGAGAAGGTTCAATGACTAAAACAGTACAGTGATTTTCCGCTCCTGTAGCGTCCATCGTCAATCCGCCACTTTCCGCTTGTTTTAATTTTTCTGGATCGTTTGTTGATAAATCTGG harbors:
- a CDS encoding superoxide dismutase family protein; amino-acid sequence: MTVSCSSGDKEIKFDLEAKSGSKVTGNVTFTENEEGKVKMLAVMNGLTPGVHAIHIHEKADCSSADGKSAGGHWNPTAQPHGKWGSPKGYHKGDIGNFEADDDGYAEMEFSTDEWCIGCDDKTKNIVGKAIIVHAGADDYTSQPSGAAGARVSCGGIIQ
- a CDS encoding S9 family peptidase — translated: MKKLSIFCVLCIFFISCKDDTKPTKKDTAQSIQQYTIEQMMDNESVSGGSFSPDKSKLLIRSNRSGIFNMYTIPVKGGEYTPITASDSVSVYSISFFPEDERILYRMDNNGDEIFHLFVKNTDGTAQELTTTAGARASFAGWSKDKKSFFYQSNERDKRFMDLYEMDIATFTPKLMFKNEDGYSIESISDDKSYLALGKSINTNDSNLFVYDMASKKFTNVNEKLSANDAEEFSSDNASLYYTTDADGEFSYLMKFNIAAGTHEKVLEKSWDIMGSYITDKGTYRVTYINEDAKNAIEITKVATGKPLELPDFGSKSITNVGFSRDESMMRMYVGGSNTPSNLYVYDLATKKLTQLTNTLNKAVNIDDLVTAKVIRYKSFDDTEIPAIYYLPKQASANKKVPALVWVHGGPGGQSRQSFSALVQYLTNHGYAILAVNNRGSSGYGKTFYKMDDLNHGEGDLQDCVEGKNWLAQQAEIDSDKIGIIGGSYGGYMTMAALTYTPEAFQVGVNIFGVTNWIRTLKSIPPWWESYKESLYKELGNPNTKDSVRLKRISPLFHTNKVTKPLMVLQGAKDPRVLQVESDEIVAGVKKNGVPVEYVLFEDEGHGFVKKENQIEAYSRILSFLDKYLKKKEEFKD